One stretch of Cedecea neteri DNA includes these proteins:
- a CDS encoding RHS repeat domain-containing protein: MHTSLFSHTPSVTVLDNRGLSVRSIEYHRHPDTLTTTNERITRQQYNPGGFLSRSADPRLQATGLANFTYITDLAGNVLCAQGVDNGTTVSLNDVAGRPFIAVSNVGVTGDKSEAVTHTWQYEAASLAGRPLSVTVQVTGKTARIAERFVYAGNSAAEKKLNLAGLCISHYDTAGQEQTDAIALTGVPQSVTRRLLKDADNPDNVADWQGADASAWNELLGTETLTTQSTADATGAVLTTTDAKGNVQRVAYDIAGLLAGSWLTLKGGQEQVIVKSLTCSAAGQKLREEHGNGVVTTYSYEPETQRLTGIKTERPAGHASGAKVLQDLRYDYDPVGNVLSIRNDAEETRFWRNQKVVPENTYVYDSLYQLVSTTGREMANAGQQSSKFPTAAIPLPTDSAAFTSYTRTYAYDNGGNLTRIRHNAAATNNRYTTDITISDRSNRGVLSTLAKSPSDVDGLFTPGGQQKQLQPGQTLNWTARNELLKVSPVQRDGKASDSESYRYDCGSQRVLKVSTQQTGNSTQTQRALYLPGLELRTTQTGSTETESLQVITVGEAGRAQVRVLHWAAGKPAGLNNDPLRYSYDNLTGGSQLELDGSGNLISMEEYYPYGGTAILAARSQTEANYKTIRYSGKERDATGLYYYGYRYYQPWVGRWLSADPAGTVDGLNLYLLVGNNPTSFHDSNGLLREGQSARKLVGEAFVHPLHMQVFERISIEKNIAMSVREAGTFTITALGEGAAAKGHNILEKTIKPGSLKSSYGEKAGAALEQAKASGFVGRVGKWDKSGVQGIYAHNKAGGEDLAYPISLTSTMDNELVNSWIKHKVITPYTGDYDMHDIIKFSGGRGHIPAAESAEERGVKDLINRGVAQVDPSRPFELTAMNVIRHGPQVSFVPYMWEYENDKVVKDNGYLGIVARPGPFPVAMVHKGAWSIFDTSEELFNFYASTNTALPTHWQQSFIERGNGMVSTPQHAPLIDKRRTVQQRWQKVAS, encoded by the coding sequence ATGCATACATCGCTGTTCAGCCACACCCCTTCGGTCACGGTTCTCGACAACCGGGGCCTGAGCGTCCGCAGTATCGAATATCACCGTCATCCTGACACCCTGACCACCACCAACGAACGTATCACCCGGCAGCAGTATAATCCTGGCGGGTTTCTGAGCCGCAGCGCCGACCCGCGCCTGCAGGCTACGGGCCTGGCAAACTTCACGTACATCACTGACCTGGCCGGTAACGTGCTGTGCGCCCAGGGCGTGGACAACGGCACCACCGTGAGCCTGAACGACGTGGCCGGGCGGCCTTTTATCGCGGTCAGCAATGTCGGCGTCACCGGAGACAAGAGCGAGGCGGTGACGCACACCTGGCAGTATGAAGCGGCTTCACTCGCCGGGCGTCCGCTGAGCGTGACGGTACAGGTCACAGGCAAAACCGCCCGCATTGCGGAGCGCTTTGTATACGCAGGCAACAGTGCGGCAGAAAAAAAACTGAACCTGGCGGGGCTGTGCATCAGCCATTACGATACCGCCGGTCAGGAACAGACCGACGCGATAGCCCTGACCGGCGTACCGCAGTCCGTCACCCGTCGCCTGCTGAAAGACGCCGATAACCCGGATAACGTGGCCGACTGGCAGGGGGCGGATGCATCCGCCTGGAACGAGTTGCTGGGCACAGAAACGCTGACCACGCAGAGCACCGCCGACGCGACTGGCGCCGTCCTTACCACCACCGATGCAAAAGGTAACGTACAGCGCGTGGCGTATGACATAGCTGGCCTGCTGGCGGGCAGCTGGCTGACGCTGAAAGGCGGCCAGGAGCAGGTCATCGTGAAATCGCTGACCTGTTCCGCCGCCGGGCAGAAACTGCGCGAAGAACACGGCAACGGCGTGGTGACCACCTACTCGTATGAACCTGAGACGCAGCGCCTGACGGGGATTAAAACCGAACGTCCGGCGGGACACGCCTCAGGGGCAAAAGTCCTGCAGGACCTGCGCTACGACTACGACCCTGTGGGCAACGTGCTGAGCATCCGCAACGACGCGGAAGAGACGCGCTTCTGGCGAAACCAGAAAGTGGTGCCGGAAAATACCTACGTTTACGACAGCCTGTACCAGCTGGTCAGCACCACCGGGCGCGAGATGGCAAACGCGGGCCAGCAGAGCAGTAAGTTCCCTACCGCCGCCATCCCCCTGCCGACAGACAGTGCCGCTTTCACCAGCTACACCCGGACTTACGCCTACGATAACGGCGGCAATCTGACGCGGATTCGCCACAACGCGGCGGCGACCAACAACCGCTACACCACGGATATCACGATAAGCGACCGCAGCAACCGGGGCGTGTTGAGCACGCTGGCAAAAAGTCCGTCGGATGTGGACGGGCTGTTCACGCCGGGCGGACAGCAAAAACAGCTGCAGCCGGGTCAGACGCTGAACTGGACGGCGCGCAACGAGCTGCTGAAAGTGAGTCCTGTACAGCGCGACGGCAAGGCGAGCGACAGCGAAAGCTACCGCTATGACTGCGGCAGTCAGCGCGTCCTGAAGGTGAGCACGCAGCAAACCGGGAACAGCACGCAGACGCAGCGGGCGCTGTACCTGCCGGGGCTGGAGCTGCGAACCACCCAAACCGGCAGTACGGAAACGGAAAGCCTGCAGGTCATCACCGTGGGTGAGGCGGGCCGGGCGCAGGTGCGGGTACTGCACTGGGCGGCGGGCAAACCGGCGGGCTTGAACAACGACCCGCTGCGCTACAGCTACGACAATCTCACCGGCGGCAGCCAGCTGGAGCTGGACGGCAGCGGCAACTTGATTAGCATGGAAGAGTACTACCCGTACGGCGGCACGGCCATTCTGGCGGCCAGAAGCCAGACTGAAGCCAACTATAAAACTATCCGTTACTCGGGCAAAGAGCGGGACGCGACGGGGCTGTATTACTACGGCTACCGCTATTATCAGCCGTGGGTAGGCCGCTGGCTGAGCGCTGACCCTGCGGGCACGGTGGACGGGCTGAATCTGTATTTGCTGGTAGGAAACAATCCTACGTCTTTCCATGACAGCAATGGATTACTCCGTGAAGGACAAAGCGCAAGGAAATTAGTCGGAGAAGCCTTTGTTCACCCTTTACATATGCAGGTGTTTGAACGCATATCCATTGAAAAAAATATCGCCATGAGCGTCAGAGAGGCTGGTACTTTTACTATTACAGCTTTGGGCGAAGGGGCTGCAGCAAAGGGCCATAATATTCTTGAGAAAACCATTAAACCTGGATCTCTGAAATCGTCTTATGGGGAAAAAGCTGGGGCGGCGCTTGAACAGGCAAAAGCAAGCGGCTTTGTGGGTCGGGTTGGCAAGTGGGATAAATCTGGAGTGCAGGGAATTTATGCTCATAACAAAGCTGGTGGAGAGGATTTAGCTTACCCAATAAGTCTTACTTCTACTATGGATAATGAATTGGTGAATTCGTGGATCAAACATAAAGTGATCACGCCGTACACCGGTGATTATGATATGCACGATATTATTAAATTCTCGGGGGGGAGAGGTCACATACCCGCAGCGGAAAGTGCTGAAGAAAGAGGTGTAAAAGATCTGATTAACAGGGGGGTTGCGCAAGTTGATCCCTCCAGACCTTTCGAATTGACGGCTATGAATGTTATTCGTCACGGGCCTCAGGTCAGTTTTGTCCCTTACATGTGGGAGTATGAAAACGATAAGGTGGTTAAAGATAACGGCTACCTTGGCATAGTTGCCCGGCCAGGGCCATTCCCGGTAGCGATGGTGCATAAGGGCGCATGGAGTATTTTTGATACCAGTGAGGAGTTGTTTAACTTTTATGCATCCACGAATACAGCGCTACCAACACACTGGCAGCAGAGCTTCATTGAAAGAGGCAATGGCATGGTGTCTACTCCTCAACATGCCCCTCTTATTGATAAGCGCCGTACTGTACAACAACGATGGCAAAAAGTTGCCAGCTAA
- a CDS encoding epoxyqueuosine reductase QueH has protein sequence MTTTEFKRPKLTLPDGASKLLLHTCCAPCSSEVIEALLASGIDFTIFFYNPNIHPQQEYLIRKEENKRFAEQHGVPFIDADYDVDNWFARVKGMEWEPERGARCTVCFDMRLERTALYAAGHGFGAICSSLGISRWKNFEQVCDCGQRAAARHPGMFYWTHNWRKQGGSARTVEICKREQFYQQEYCGCAYSLRDANAYRKSQGKALIKPGKFISVI, from the coding sequence ATGACCACCACCGAATTTAAGCGCCCAAAACTGACGCTGCCGGACGGCGCAAGCAAGTTGCTGCTGCATACCTGCTGCGCGCCCTGCTCTTCCGAAGTGATAGAGGCTTTGCTTGCCTCTGGCATCGACTTTACGATTTTTTTCTACAACCCCAATATCCATCCGCAACAGGAATATCTCATCCGCAAGGAAGAGAATAAGCGTTTTGCTGAGCAACATGGCGTGCCCTTCATCGACGCGGATTATGACGTCGATAACTGGTTTGCGCGTGTGAAAGGCATGGAGTGGGAACCCGAGCGTGGAGCCCGCTGCACGGTCTGTTTTGATATGCGCCTGGAGCGCACCGCGCTTTATGCCGCAGGGCACGGTTTCGGTGCAATTTGCAGTTCTCTGGGGATTTCACGCTGGAAGAATTTTGAGCAGGTCTGCGACTGCGGCCAGCGGGCGGCGGCTCGTCATCCGGGAATGTTTTACTGGACCCACAACTGGCGTAAGCAAGGCGGCTCCGCGCGCACGGTAGAGATCTGCAAACGCGAGCAGTTTTATCAGCAGGAATATTGCGGCTGCGCTTATTCTCTGCGCGATGCTAACGCTTACCGTAAGTCACAGGGAAAAGCGTTAATAAAACCGGGTAAATTTATTTCTGTTATATAG
- a CDS encoding lysophospholipid acyltransferase family protein translates to MFSLDNVLDDLWPQARPAPWQKNLLRRLLHEEEFQAFANNHPHLRGLDMIEQVLDHLHIRCNISPRELENIPEHGPVVIMSNHPTGTLDGLALLYAVSRVRRDVKVVTNRLLNHLEPLSSLFIPVDNINGRTPKSSLVLMDRQLQNGGVLIFFPAGEVSRLSRQGIADGHWHTGFIKLAAKYRVPLLPAFIHARNSALFYASALVSPALPMVLLMQQMFRRRNSNLPVTLGQRIPWESWHSPQQAPRELAKKCRQHVQLLGKGLSGKFTTESAIARAEDRATLRRELAQAECLGRTADDKVIYLWQRSDSKEEAPLLRELGRLREIAFRAVGEGCGKRRDVDRYDDDYLHLILWDEQDLEIVGAYRFMPTARQIEKRGVDGLYSYSLFHYDEKMDDVLQHGIELGRSFIQPRYWGRRGLDYLWSGIGAYLARYPQYRYLFGPVSISGGLPPDARDLLVAFYRLWFPASHPLAASRSPYPASLPAVLAQFKGEDYGEDLTRLKSLLSNMGCGIPTLYKQYSELCEPGGVQFIDFGSDPAFNNCVDGLVLVDLTFLKKSRYERYVGMHLSGLA, encoded by the coding sequence ATGTTTAGTCTCGATAACGTACTTGACGACCTGTGGCCCCAGGCAAGGCCCGCGCCCTGGCAAAAAAACCTGTTAAGACGCCTGCTGCATGAGGAAGAATTCCAGGCCTTTGCCAACAATCATCCGCACCTCCGCGGGCTGGATATGATTGAACAAGTCCTGGATCACCTACACATCCGCTGCAATATCTCTCCCCGCGAATTAGAAAACATCCCCGAACACGGCCCCGTGGTGATTATGTCCAACCACCCAACCGGCACCCTTGACGGGCTGGCGCTGCTGTACGCCGTTTCCCGCGTTCGCCGGGATGTCAAAGTGGTGACCAACCGCCTGCTTAATCACCTCGAGCCGCTGAGTTCGCTGTTTATTCCGGTCGACAATATCAATGGCCGCACGCCTAAATCGTCCCTTGTGCTGATGGACAGGCAGCTGCAAAACGGCGGCGTGCTGATTTTCTTCCCGGCGGGCGAAGTTTCTCGTTTATCTCGCCAGGGCATTGCCGACGGGCACTGGCACACCGGCTTTATTAAGCTTGCCGCAAAATACCGCGTACCGCTGCTGCCGGCGTTTATTCATGCCCGTAACAGCGCACTGTTTTATGCCAGCGCGCTGGTTTCCCCTGCGCTGCCGATGGTGCTGCTGATGCAGCAGATGTTTCGCCGCCGCAACTCCAACCTGCCGGTAACCCTTGGTCAGCGTATTCCGTGGGAAAGCTGGCATAGCCCGCAGCAGGCCCCGCGAGAGCTGGCTAAGAAGTGCCGCCAGCACGTTCAGCTGCTGGGCAAAGGGCTTTCAGGCAAGTTCACGACGGAAAGCGCCATTGCCCGGGCGGAAGACCGCGCCACGCTGCGCCGGGAGCTGGCACAAGCGGAATGCCTGGGCCGCACCGCCGACGACAAAGTGATTTATCTTTGGCAGCGCAGCGACTCAAAAGAAGAGGCTCCGCTGCTGCGCGAGCTGGGCCGGCTGCGTGAGATTGCCTTTCGCGCCGTGGGTGAAGGGTGCGGCAAACGCCGGGATGTGGATCGTTATGATGACGATTACCTGCATCTGATCCTCTGGGACGAACAGGATCTGGAGATCGTCGGCGCATACCGCTTTATGCCAACCGCACGCCAGATTGAAAAACGCGGCGTAGACGGGCTGTACAGCTACAGCCTGTTTCACTACGACGAGAAGATGGACGATGTGCTGCAGCACGGTATCGAGCTGGGGCGCAGCTTTATTCAGCCTCGCTACTGGGGTCGCCGTGGCCTGGACTATTTATGGTCGGGCATTGGCGCTTATCTCGCCCGTTACCCGCAGTACCGCTATCTGTTTGGCCCGGTATCTATTTCCGGAGGCCTGCCGCCGGACGCACGCGATCTTCTGGTGGCGTTTTACCGACTGTGGTTCCCGGCGAGCCATCCGCTTGCCGCCTCGCGTAGCCCATACCCGGCGAGCCTTCCCGCCGTGCTGGCGCAGTTCAAAGGGGAAGACTACGGTGAAGATCTCACCCGCTTAAAATCACTGCTCAGTAATATGGGCTGCGGCATTCCGACCCTCTATAAGCAGTATTCAGAACTCTGCGAACCGGGCGGCGTACAGTTTATTGATTTCGGCAGCGATCCGGCCTTCAACAACTGCGTCGACGGGCTGGTTTTGGTTGATTTAACGTTCCTGAAAAAGAGCCGCTACGAGCGGTACGTCGGGATGCATTTATCGGGGCTGGCATAG
- a CDS encoding peptide MFS transporter: MSHSATKTKTFFGHPYPLSSLFLTEMWERFSFYGVRPLLILFMSAALLQGGMGLPIEQASAIVGIFAGGVYITSLPGGWLADNWLGQRRAVWYGSLIIALGHLSIALSAFVGNTFFFVGLLLIVLGTGLFKTCITVMVGTLYKKEDTRRDGGFSLFYMGINMGSFIAPLIIGPLHEKYGWHMGFGLGGLGMLVALFIFRFYAIPQMRRYDKEVGLDSTWNHPTTERKNVGKWVTLAMVLLAGLVVLIANGTIPFNPTVIAKSSAYIISTCVGLYFLFMFFFAGLTSSERSRLLACLILLVAAAFFWSAFEQKPTSFNIFARDYTDRQMGSFEIPTIWFQSINALFIILLAPVFSWFWPSLAKRNLNPSSMTKFVIGILFAAAGFAVMMAAANQVLATQSGVSPFWLVGSILLLTLGELCLSPIGLATMTLLAPQKMRGQVMGLWFCASALGNLAAGIMGGHIKKDQLSSMPELFSHVSIALVICAIVLAALIIPVRSMLRNADANEAK; this comes from the coding sequence ATGAGTCACTCTGCGACAAAAACAAAAACCTTTTTCGGGCATCCGTACCCGTTAAGTTCGCTCTTCCTCACCGAAATGTGGGAACGTTTTTCCTTCTACGGGGTTCGCCCGCTGCTCATTCTGTTTATGAGTGCGGCACTGCTTCAGGGCGGGATGGGGCTGCCGATTGAGCAGGCTTCCGCGATTGTCGGTATTTTCGCCGGCGGCGTGTACATCACCTCTTTACCGGGCGGCTGGCTGGCCGATAACTGGCTCGGGCAGCGCCGCGCCGTTTGGTATGGCTCGCTGATTATTGCGCTGGGGCATCTCTCGATTGCGCTGTCGGCATTCGTGGGCAACACCTTCTTCTTTGTCGGCCTGCTGCTGATCGTCCTGGGAACCGGGTTGTTCAAAACCTGTATTACCGTGATGGTCGGGACGCTGTACAAAAAAGAAGATACCCGCCGCGACGGGGGCTTCTCGCTGTTTTACATGGGCATCAACATGGGCTCGTTTATCGCCCCGCTGATCATCGGCCCGCTGCATGAGAAATACGGCTGGCACATGGGCTTTGGCCTGGGCGGGCTGGGCATGCTGGTTGCGCTGTTCATCTTCCGCTTCTATGCCATTCCGCAAATGCGCCGCTACGACAAAGAAGTCGGGCTGGACTCCACCTGGAATCACCCGACGACCGAACGTAAAAACGTCGGTAAATGGGTAACGCTTGCGATGGTGCTGCTAGCCGGGCTGGTGGTGCTGATCGCCAACGGGACAATTCCATTCAACCCGACGGTTATCGCCAAAAGCTCCGCGTACATTATTTCCACCTGCGTGGGCCTTTACTTCCTGTTCATGTTCTTCTTTGCCGGGTTAACCAGCAGCGAGCGTTCACGCCTGCTGGCCTGCCTGATCCTGCTGGTTGCGGCGGCATTCTTTTGGTCTGCCTTCGAGCAGAAGCCGACCTCCTTCAACATCTTTGCGCGTGACTACACCGACCGCCAGATGGGCAGCTTCGAAATCCCGACCATTTGGTTCCAGTCGATCAACGCGCTGTTTATTATCCTGCTGGCACCGGTGTTTAGCTGGTTCTGGCCGTCGCTGGCTAAGCGCAACCTTAATCCGAGCAGCATGACGAAGTTCGTTATCGGCATTCTGTTTGCGGCGGCAGGCTTTGCGGTAATGATGGCGGCAGCAAACCAGGTGCTGGCGACGCAGAGCGGCGTTTCTCCGTTCTGGCTGGTCGGAAGCATCCTGCTGCTGACCCTCGGCGAGCTTTGCCTCAGCCCGATTGGCCTGGCAACCATGACCCTGCTGGCACCGCAGAAAATGCGTGGCCAGGTGATGGGGCTGTGGTTCTGCGCCAGCGCGCTGGGCAATCTCGCGGCGGGTATCATGGGCGGGCATATCAAAAAGGATCAGCTTAGCTCGATGCCGGAGCTGTTCTCCCACGTGTCTATCGCCCTGGTCATCTGCGCCATTGTGCTGGCCGCGCTGATTATTCCGGTGAGAAGCATGCTGAGAAATGCGGACGCCAACGAAGCCAAATAA
- a CDS encoding chloride channel protein, translated as MTQPTEQADAKNYPGRLAAVVLTGILAGIAGMLLALILHAIQHLAFGYSIDQLVGSETFLQGVADASHLRRVAAIIGGGAVAGFGWWLLARYGKKRVSIAAAVANPAVPMPTGTTTIHALLQIITVALGSPLGREVAPREMGALAAGILARKFSLPPDETRTLIACGAGAGLAAVYNVPLAGALFTLEVLLLSFSWEKALAAVITSAVAAWVATLGLGDESQYHFASFALPHAFIAWAIVVSPLLGYAAWLFRKATTKVRTQVKTNWQMPVFCLLAFALLAALSLWFPQLPGNGKGPMQLAISNGLSVDYAAILLALKMLVILAVLRGGAEGGLLTPGLTVGALLSLLLAVVWQFVFPGGDVGSFALVGGAAFLAASMQMPVTAVALVMEFTHMDHSYFAPALLCAAGAYTTCRVLDKKYQY; from the coding sequence ATGACCCAGCCAACTGAACAGGCTGATGCTAAAAACTACCCTGGACGCCTGGCTGCTGTGGTACTTACCGGCATTCTCGCCGGTATAGCGGGCATGCTTCTCGCGCTGATTTTACACGCTATTCAGCATCTGGCTTTTGGCTACAGCATCGACCAGTTGGTGGGCAGCGAGACGTTTCTTCAGGGCGTAGCTGATGCCTCGCATCTGCGCCGCGTGGCCGCAATTATTGGCGGTGGCGCCGTCGCCGGGTTTGGCTGGTGGCTGCTGGCGCGTTACGGCAAAAAGAGAGTGTCTATTGCCGCTGCCGTCGCCAATCCTGCGGTGCCGATGCCGACCGGCACCACCACTATTCATGCATTGCTGCAAATCATCACCGTCGCGCTGGGTTCACCGCTTGGGCGTGAAGTTGCTCCTCGAGAAATGGGCGCGCTGGCGGCGGGTATTCTCGCGCGGAAGTTCAGCCTGCCGCCGGACGAAACCCGCACGCTGATTGCCTGCGGTGCGGGCGCAGGCCTTGCTGCGGTGTATAACGTTCCTCTGGCCGGGGCGCTGTTCACCCTCGAGGTCTTGCTGCTTTCGTTTAGCTGGGAGAAAGCGCTGGCGGCGGTCATCACCTCTGCGGTGGCGGCCTGGGTTGCGACGCTTGGACTGGGGGATGAATCGCAGTATCACTTCGCCTCTTTTGCGCTTCCCCACGCGTTTATAGCCTGGGCCATTGTGGTCAGCCCGCTGCTCGGCTATGCCGCCTGGCTGTTTCGCAAAGCGACAACCAAAGTGAGAACGCAGGTAAAAACCAACTGGCAGATGCCGGTATTTTGCCTGTTGGCCTTTGCGCTGCTGGCAGCGCTTAGCCTGTGGTTCCCACAGCTGCCGGGCAACGGCAAAGGCCCAATGCAGCTTGCCATTAGTAATGGCCTGAGCGTTGACTATGCCGCGATACTGCTGGCGCTGAAAATGCTGGTGATCCTCGCCGTCCTGCGCGGTGGCGCTGAGGGAGGGTTGCTGACGCCGGGCTTAACGGTGGGTGCTTTGCTGAGCCTGCTGCTGGCTGTGGTCTGGCAGTTTGTCTTCCCTGGCGGGGACGTGGGCAGCTTTGCGCTGGTCGGCGGGGCCGCGTTTTTGGCCGCTTCGATGCAGATGCCGGTAACGGCCGTGGCGCTGGTGATGGAATTTACCCATATGGACCACAGCTATTTTGCCCCTGCGCTGCTGTGTGCCGCCGGAGCCTATACGACCTGCCGGGTTTTGGATAAGAAGTATCAGTACTGA
- a CDS encoding MFS transporter translates to MTQTYAVPAAASGRYSALFAPGIAQALIALDYAIVYVALPTLAEDLNLSLSEMQWVVSLYGLAFAALLLAGGSLCDRLGARRMFSLGMALFLLSSALGGLAQNGTLLLAARCGQGMAAALLQPAVLALMAQRFHGEAHRRALAIWSAIGALGLVAGVMLGGILAALDWRTIFFINVPPGLIALWLVRRDFLPLSPQGEAQRPGMGSLVGCFAAGALVWALMRYGETGQADYLANRIAVAMGILFILHERYAPQPLLARSLRTLPGLQTGWLSSACYMASVGSQFYAMTLLWQQTLQQDAVTTGLMFTPLALLIVAGNALYTRLTARYANATVLAAGFACSALGLWLISVGLASPLSAVFIGGIALSGIGHGLIFPAMFAVGLSATPLAQQGRASALMATSQYMAGAMMLAVLSVALGQAPDMGDWATAFRLLGGAALAGMLIAACQKAH, encoded by the coding sequence ATGACACAAACTTATGCGGTACCCGCCGCCGCTTCCGGGCGCTATAGCGCTTTGTTCGCGCCGGGAATAGCGCAGGCGCTGATCGCGCTGGACTATGCGATTGTCTACGTCGCGCTGCCTACGCTGGCTGAGGATCTAAACCTTTCTCTCAGCGAGATGCAGTGGGTTGTTTCCCTCTATGGCCTGGCGTTTGCCGCCCTGTTGCTGGCGGGCGGTAGCCTGTGCGATCGGCTTGGCGCCCGCCGCATGTTCAGCCTCGGCATGGCGCTGTTTCTACTTTCTTCGGCGCTGGGCGGACTGGCGCAAAACGGCACGTTGCTGCTCGCCGCCCGCTGCGGGCAAGGGATGGCGGCGGCGTTGCTGCAGCCTGCCGTTCTGGCGCTGATGGCGCAACGCTTTCACGGCGAGGCGCATCGGCGGGCGCTGGCAATCTGGAGCGCTATCGGCGCGCTGGGATTAGTCGCGGGCGTGATGTTGGGCGGCATACTGGCCGCGCTGGACTGGCGAACCATTTTCTTTATTAACGTGCCGCCGGGGCTTATCGCACTCTGGCTGGTTCGGCGGGATTTTTTACCGCTCAGCCCGCAGGGTGAGGCACAGCGGCCAGGCATGGGTTCGCTGGTGGGCTGTTTCGCCGCCGGAGCGCTGGTATGGGCGCTGATGCGCTATGGCGAAACCGGGCAGGCCGACTATCTGGCTAATCGCATCGCCGTTGCCATGGGGATCTTGTTTATCCTGCACGAGCGCTATGCGCCACAGCCATTACTGGCCCGCTCGCTTCGCACCCTGCCGGGCTTGCAAACAGGCTGGCTCAGCAGCGCCTGTTATATGGCAAGCGTTGGCAGCCAGTTTTACGCCATGACCCTACTTTGGCAGCAGACTTTGCAGCAGGATGCCGTCACCACCGGGCTGATGTTCACGCCGCTCGCGCTGCTGATCGTGGCGGGCAATGCGCTGTATACCCGCCTGACCGCCCGCTACGCCAACGCAACCGTATTGGCCGCCGGGTTCGCCTGTTCGGCGCTGGGGCTGTGGCTGATTTCCGTCGGCTTAGCGTCGCCGCTGTCTGCGGTCTTTATCGGCGGGATTGCGCTCAGCGGGATTGGCCACGGGTTAATTTTCCCCGCGATGTTCGCCGTCGGTCTTTCAGCCACTCCGCTCGCCCAGCAGGGACGCGCCAGCGCGCTGATGGCCACCAGCCAGTATATGGCGGGGGCAATGATGCTGGCGGTACTCTCGGTTGCTCTCGGGCAGGCCCCTGATATGGGCGACTGGGCAACCGCCTTCCGGCTGCTGGGCGGTGCTGCTCTGGCAGGCATGCTGATAGCCGCATGCCAGAAAGCTCACTGA
- a CDS encoding LysR substrate-binding domain-containing protein: protein MKNRRLPPLTAVRAFDAVARHASFKAAADEIGVTPTAISHQIRLLEESLEQRLFIRSARGVAPTPAGEILFRASGNIFTTLRDAVESIATISHPGTLTLSTTSNFLTNWLVPRLPALHQRYSSLELRFHSSVALADLNGTTADCAVRYSMQADESLDSTLLHSDRFVLVASPQLKLRSVKDLPGMTLFHIDNRHVPSPEPSWQHWKSVFGPENLDVQTGIHFDDETHAIQAAIAGQGILLASELLIRRALQQGLLHIALPGALPGANYYFVSSREKARREDVQQVKAWLQQEFHAGE, encoded by the coding sequence ATGAAGAATCGTCGACTTCCGCCACTCACGGCCGTTCGGGCCTTTGACGCCGTAGCCCGCCACGCCAGTTTTAAAGCCGCGGCTGACGAAATTGGCGTCACGCCTACCGCCATCAGCCACCAAATCCGCCTGCTGGAGGAATCGCTGGAGCAGCGGTTATTCATTCGTTCGGCTCGCGGTGTGGCGCCCACCCCGGCGGGGGAGATTCTGTTTCGTGCTTCCGGGAACATTTTCACCACGCTGCGGGACGCCGTTGAGTCTATAGCCACGATCTCTCACCCCGGCACGCTCACGCTCAGCACCACCTCGAATTTCCTGACTAACTGGCTGGTACCGCGTTTGCCTGCTTTGCATCAGCGTTATTCCTCGCTGGAGCTGCGCTTTCACAGCAGCGTGGCGCTGGCCGATCTCAACGGCACCACGGCGGACTGCGCCGTGCGCTACAGCATGCAGGCCGACGAATCTCTCGACAGCACGCTGCTGCATAGCGACAGGTTTGTGCTGGTGGCCAGCCCGCAGCTGAAGCTCAGGAGCGTGAAGGATCTGCCGGGGATGACGCTCTTCCATATTGATAACCGCCACGTGCCGAGCCCGGAGCCCAGTTGGCAGCACTGGAAATCGGTATTTGGGCCGGAGAATTTGGACGTGCAGACCGGGATTCATTTTGATGACGAAACGCATGCGATTCAGGCGGCCATTGCCGGACAGGGGATCTTGCTGGCGAGCGAACTGCTGATTCGCCGCGCGCTTCAGCAGGGGCTATTGCATATCGCGCTGCCGGGCGCGCTCCCTGGAGCGAATTACTACTTTGTCAGCAGCCGCGAAAAGGCCAGGAGAGAGGACGTGCAGCAGGTTAAGGCGTGGCTGCAGCAGGAGTTTCACGCTGGAGAGTAG